Proteins found in one Oryza glaberrima chromosome 4, OglaRS2, whole genome shotgun sequence genomic segment:
- the LOC127771652 gene encoding indole-3-acetate O-methyltransferase 1: MTMAMASVKGENVTVSAAAAPRMKKLASMLCMKGGNGDGSYLNNSQAQALHARRMLHFLEETLDAMMERSSSDKLFTAADLGCSCGSNSLFIVDVIVRCVSEAYESRGRDAPEFQVFFSDLPSNDFNTLFQLLPPLLAPVAGSLEGCLAAGEGAATATRPYHAAGVPGTFYGRLFPGESIDVFTSTFSLHWLSQVPEEVGDSASPAYNGGRVFVHRATEAVAAAYKRQFQADLARFLRSRAREMKRGGAMFLACLGRSSGDPADQGGAGLLFGTHFQDAWDDLVQEGVVEGEKRDSFNIPVYAPSLQEFRDVVRADGAFAIDRLELVRGGSPLVVDRPDDAAEVGRAMANSCKAVAGVLVDAHIGERRGAQLFERLERRAARHARELVEKMHFFHVVCSLSRHNSIANGCV, from the exons ATGACAATGGCCATGGCGTCAGTGAAGGGAGAGAACGTCACTGTatctgcagcagcagctcctcGGATGAAGAAGCTGGCGAGCATGCTTTGCATGAAGGGAGGGAACGGCGATGGCAGCTATCTCAACAACTCCCAAGCTCAG GCTCTGCACGCCCGGCGCATGCTTCACTTTCTGGAGGAGACACTGGACGCGATGATGGAACGTTCGTCCAGCGACAAGCTCTTCACGGCGGCCGACCTGGGTTGCTCCTGCGGCAGCAACAGCCTCTTCATCGTCGACGTCATCGTCCGCTGCGTCTCCGAGGCGTACGAGTCCCGCGGCCGCGACGCCCCCGAGTTCCAGGTCTTCTTCTCCGACCTCCCCAGCAACGACTTCAACACGCTGTTCCAGCTGCTCCCGCCGCTCCTCGCGCCGGTGGCCGGCAGCCTCGAGGGGTGCCTCGCCGCGGGCGaaggcgcggcgacggcgacgcggccgtACCACGCGGCCGGCGTCCCCGGGACGTTCTACGGGCGCCTCTTCCCCGGCGAGTCCATCGACGTGTTCACCTCCACCTTCTCTTTGCACTGGCTCTCGCAGGTGCCGGAGGAGGTCGGTGACAGCGCGTCGCCGGCGTACAATGGCGGGCGGGTGTTCGTCCACCGCGCCAcggaggccgtcgccgccgcgtacAAGCGCCAGTTCCAGGCCGACCTCGCCCGCTTCCTGCGTTCGCGGGCGCGCGAGATgaagcgcggcggcgccatgtTCCTCGCCTGCCTCGGCCGGAGCTCCGGCGACCCGGCCGACCaaggcggcgccggcctcctctTCGGCACGCACTTCCAGGACGCGTGGGACGATCTCGTCCAGGAGGGCGTGGtcgagggggagaagagggacaGCTTCAACATCCCGGTGTACGCGCCGAGCCTGCAGGAGTTCCGCGACGTCGTGCGCGCGGACGGCGCGTTCGCGATCGACAGGCTCGAGCTGGTGAGGGGAGGGAGTCCGCTGGTGGTGGACCGGCcggacgacgcggcggaggtCGGCCGCGCCATGGCGAACAGCTGCAAGGCCGTGGCCGGGGTGCTCGTGGACGCGCACAtcggcgagcgccgcggcgcgcaGCTGTTCGAGCGGctggagcggcgcgcggcgaggcacgCGAGGGAGCTCGTGGAGAAGATGCACTTCTTCCACGTGGTTTGCTCGCTCTCGCGCCATAACAGCATCGCAAACGGATGCGTATAG